The Aureibacter tunicatorum genome includes a window with the following:
- a CDS encoding amidohydrolase: protein MNLHSLENQYDNIQDKLIDLYAHFHQNPELSFMEMNTSAKLINELRCLGFEIIDNLGGYSFVGILSNGEGPTLAFRTDMDALPILENTDSAFKSIKKMKDVNGNEQPVMHACGHDLHMSTWVGIAKLMSNNQGNWKGTLVMIAQASEEWGAGARSMIEAGLFKKIPTPSYILAYHNAPNMAAGEIGYKAGAFMSGVKTLELKIKGIGGHGAEPQNTIDPIVMASKLILDFQTIISREIPPTESCVLSIGSIHGGFTHNVIPDEVNLQMTLRFFKSEIADKVIESIKRISNGIAISSGLEASNYPELKIIDTACLPPVENNHEYTLQSVAYLKEIAGVQNVNESEPVMIAEDFSLYSKTTDNIPTTMFWIGNADRDKLKSAHSKGKTLPVLHSPMMYPDYKNCIRHGTVYMSELLIKWFNNLNK from the coding sequence ATGAATCTGCATTCCCTAGAAAATCAATACGATAATATACAGGATAAGCTAATTGATCTTTACGCTCATTTCCATCAAAACCCTGAGCTGTCATTTATGGAAATGAATACTTCAGCTAAGCTTATTAATGAATTAAGATGTTTGGGGTTTGAGATCATTGACAATTTGGGAGGATATAGTTTTGTGGGAATTTTAAGCAATGGCGAAGGACCGACACTTGCATTTAGGACTGATATGGATGCTCTCCCTATACTGGAAAATACAGATTCGGCCTTCAAGAGCATCAAAAAAATGAAAGATGTCAATGGCAATGAACAACCTGTTATGCACGCCTGTGGCCATGATTTGCATATGAGCACTTGGGTCGGAATCGCAAAATTGATGAGTAACAACCAAGGCAATTGGAAAGGAACATTAGTGATGATCGCTCAAGCCTCTGAGGAATGGGGAGCAGGCGCAAGAAGCATGATTGAAGCTGGCTTGTTTAAAAAAATTCCCACACCGAGCTATATACTAGCTTACCATAATGCTCCAAATATGGCTGCAGGAGAAATTGGATACAAAGCAGGGGCTTTTATGTCTGGCGTAAAAACGCTAGAACTTAAAATTAAAGGCATCGGAGGTCATGGCGCAGAACCTCAGAATACAATCGATCCTATCGTAATGGCATCCAAGCTCATCCTTGATTTTCAAACAATTATCAGCCGAGAAATACCTCCTACAGAATCTTGCGTGCTGAGTATTGGTTCTATTCATGGCGGATTCACTCACAATGTGATTCCTGACGAAGTAAACCTGCAGATGACATTGCGATTTTTCAAAAGTGAAATCGCTGATAAAGTCATAGAGTCCATCAAAAGAATATCAAATGGCATTGCCATTTCATCTGGCCTAGAGGCAAGCAACTACCCTGAACTAAAAATTATTGACACTGCATGTTTGCCTCCAGTGGAGAATAATCATGAATATACGCTTCAATCAGTGGCTTATTTAAAAGAAATTGCAGGGGTCCAAAATGTCAATGAAAGCGAACCTGTAATGATTGCGGAAGACTTTAGTTTATATTCTAAAACCACTGACAACATTCCAACGACGATGTTTTGGATAGGCAATGCTGATAGAGACAAATTAAAGTCCGCTCATTCAAAAGGCAAAACTTTACCTGTATTGCATTCTCCAATGATGTATCCTGATTATAAAAATTGCATAAGACACGGAACAGTTTATATGTCTGAATTACTGATAAAATGGTTTAATAATCTCAATAAATAA
- a CDS encoding YebC/PmpR family DNA-binding transcriptional regulator: protein MGRAFEYRRAAKEKRWDKMSKIFPRLAKTITLAAKEGGPDPEMNAKLRTAIQTAKAQNMPKDNIENAIKRATSKDMENFTEVIYEGKGPHGVLVVVECATDNGNRTVANVKSYFNKAGGGVVPNGSLEYMFNRKSVFEFEKPEDFDAEEFEFALIDAGLEEMEIEDENIIVYGDFTNFGTIAKELENLGVNVTKASLKRIPTSPVDFTEEQLVDIEKMLDKIEDDDDIQQVFTNIA from the coding sequence ATGGGAAGAGCATTTGAATACCGAAGAGCCGCTAAAGAAAAGCGCTGGGACAAGATGTCCAAAATATTTCCACGTCTGGCAAAAACCATCACACTTGCAGCCAAAGAAGGCGGCCCTGACCCGGAGATGAATGCCAAACTCAGAACAGCGATACAAACAGCTAAGGCGCAAAACATGCCTAAGGATAATATCGAGAACGCAATCAAAAGAGCGACAAGCAAAGACATGGAAAACTTCACTGAAGTTATCTATGAAGGCAAAGGACCTCATGGCGTACTTGTAGTAGTAGAATGCGCGACAGACAATGGCAACAGAACAGTAGCCAATGTGAAATCATATTTTAATAAAGCAGGCGGAGGAGTTGTCCCGAATGGTTCTCTAGAATACATGTTCAATAGAAAGTCAGTATTCGAATTTGAAAAGCCTGAAGATTTCGACGCTGAAGAATTTGAATTCGCATTGATTGATGCGGGCTTGGAAGAAATGGAAATCGAAGACGAGAATATTATCGTTTACGGTGATTTCACCAACTTTGGAACAATTGCCAAAGAGCTTGAAAATCTTGGCGTGAATGTTACTAAAGCATCTCTGAAAAGAATTCCCACTTCACCGGTAGATTTCACAGAAGAGCAACTTGTTGACATCGAAAAAATGCTTGATAAAATCGAAGATGATGACGACATACAGCAAGTATTCACAAACATTGCTTAA
- a CDS encoding GNAT family N-acetyltransferase: protein MIQYQDSMFEEFWALYTEAFPEQQRRKESQQRDLIAFEKKYHLEMIDFEGKIVGFLAYWDLESFIYIEHLAIDKSMRGKGLGGKVVKEFTQKWDKEILLEVEPPTDEISKKRIDFYKDLGFHLNHFPFLQPPYDPQYPQIPLLFMTYKQTYTRPAFSIFKTKLIYEVYKRKNYKTIR from the coding sequence ATGATACAATATCAAGATAGCATGTTTGAGGAATTTTGGGCTTTATATACGGAAGCTTTTCCCGAGCAGCAGAGGAGGAAAGAATCTCAACAACGTGATCTTATCGCATTTGAGAAGAAATACCATTTGGAGATGATCGACTTTGAAGGGAAAATTGTTGGTTTTTTGGCCTACTGGGACTTAGAGAGCTTTATTTACATAGAACATTTGGCTATAGACAAAAGCATGAGAGGCAAAGGCCTTGGTGGTAAAGTAGTGAAAGAATTTACCCAGAAGTGGGACAAGGAGATATTATTGGAGGTGGAGCCTCCTACGGATGAGATTTCGAAAAAAAGAATAGATTTTTACAAGGATTTAGGTTTTCACCTTAATCATTTTCCATTCTTGCAACCGCCGTATGACCCACAGTATCCGCAGATTCCATTATTGTTTATGACTTATAAGCAGACTTATACTCGTCCTGCGTTTTCTATTTTCAAGACTAAGTTGATTTACGAAGTGTATAAGCGAAAAAATTATAAAACGATCAGATAA
- a CDS encoding GAF domain-containing protein yields MKGLKNLYKSDKYAFFSCLLLISSLILLVIGMLVRQYSVALYQQDIQNVHVEFKTKLNRLSRAQDLVLSLVNVPETSLEYNNVSRKIKSELLFSPELTQVYVGLSFENEYLDFIAKMSETKMSLVESEWREVEKLSDSFHKKQNALMYAFFLFFGFNIISFIYLMQKYFIAYRKANKVFNNIAKGKYADVDLSSVSSFGALFESIGKVNKGIKASTEFARAIGRREFDHEFKALSSDDILGNTLLEMREELKKVETSENETKWINTGLNSVSNISRENKENFESYCDEMLQYVVRYCDCLQGALYLSNEKVEMEMKACYAYGRKKFMQQKFSRGEGLIGQMINEKEKIFLKEVPQGYHKITSGLGKALPKNIVLLPLMNNGEIEGVLELSSFTLLSDSKIKFLEEVCNLLASEFFYMKNAQVTQKLLDESQDYAKRLQTQEEELRQSMEEISATHEEMSRIQKVEKEKTEQLLKELEESKSLLDRLLDTLPVGIFLKDKDLKMVLVNKFIVDKHKESKDQILGKSDADFFASDKSKVKMLFKEEHTIIESGITNVRIHQDAELEENKGEDRIFETYKIPMYINEEKGTGILGLQIDRTKQFDLKDLEK; encoded by the coding sequence ATGAAAGGATTGAAAAATCTATACAAGAGCGATAAGTACGCATTTTTTAGTTGTCTATTGCTTATTTCCAGTTTGATTTTGTTGGTTATAGGAATGTTGGTTCGCCAATACAGTGTTGCTCTTTATCAACAAGATATCCAAAATGTTCATGTTGAATTTAAAACTAAGTTGAATAGGTTGAGCAGAGCGCAAGATTTGGTTTTAAGTCTTGTCAATGTGCCGGAGACTTCTCTTGAATACAATAATGTAAGTAGAAAGATTAAAAGCGAATTGTTATTTTCTCCAGAACTTACTCAAGTGTATGTTGGGCTGTCTTTTGAAAATGAGTATCTCGATTTTATAGCGAAGATGTCGGAAACCAAGATGTCATTAGTTGAAAGTGAGTGGCGCGAAGTCGAAAAACTCAGCGATAGTTTTCACAAAAAACAAAATGCGTTGATGTATGCATTTTTCTTGTTTTTTGGATTTAACATAATTTCGTTTATTTATTTGATGCAGAAGTATTTTATAGCGTACAGAAAGGCTAATAAAGTATTTAATAACATAGCAAAAGGAAAGTATGCGGATGTTGATTTATCTTCAGTAAGTAGCTTTGGGGCTTTGTTTGAGTCCATCGGGAAAGTGAATAAAGGAATAAAAGCCTCTACAGAATTTGCAAGAGCGATTGGTCGAAGAGAGTTTGATCATGAGTTCAAGGCTTTATCGTCGGATGATATTTTAGGCAATACGCTATTGGAAATGAGAGAGGAGTTGAAGAAAGTCGAAACCAGCGAAAATGAAACGAAATGGATTAATACGGGCTTGAATTCAGTATCTAATATATCCAGAGAAAATAAAGAAAACTTCGAATCATATTGCGATGAAATGCTTCAATATGTGGTTAGGTATTGTGATTGTCTCCAGGGAGCTTTGTATCTAAGCAATGAGAAAGTAGAGATGGAGATGAAAGCATGCTATGCATATGGTCGTAAAAAGTTTATGCAACAGAAATTTAGCAGGGGAGAAGGTCTTATTGGCCAAATGATAAATGAGAAGGAAAAGATTTTCTTGAAAGAAGTACCTCAAGGGTATCATAAGATTACTTCCGGACTTGGAAAAGCCCTGCCTAAGAATATTGTGTTGTTGCCCTTGATGAATAATGGAGAGATCGAAGGAGTACTGGAGTTGAGTTCGTTTACTTTATTGTCAGATTCCAAGATCAAGTTTTTGGAAGAGGTTTGTAATTTGTTGGCCTCAGAGTTTTTTTACATGAAGAACGCTCAGGTTACTCAGAAGCTACTGGATGAAAGCCAAGATTATGCGAAGCGATTGCAAACTCAGGAAGAGGAACTTAGACAAAGCATGGAAGAGATTTCCGCTACACATGAAGAGATGTCTCGCATTCAAAAAGTAGAGAAAGAAAAGACGGAGCAGTTGTTAAAAGAATTGGAGGAAAGCAAATCTTTGCTTGATCGATTGTTGGATACATTGCCGGTAGGAATTTTCTTAAAGGATAAGGATTTGAAAATGGTTTTGGTGAATAAGTTCATTGTGGATAAACATAAAGAGTCCAAAGATCAAATTTTAGGCAAGAGCGATGCTGATTTTTTCGCTTCAGACAAATCAAAAGTCAAGATGTTGTTTAAAGAGGAGCATACGATCATCGAGTCTGGGATCACAAATGTGAGAATTCATCAGGATGCTGAGTTGGAAGAGAATAAAGGGGAAGATAGAATCTTTGAAACATATAAAATACCTATGTATATCAATGAAGAAAAAGGCACAGGTATTTTAGGCTTGCAAATTGATAGAACCAAGCAATTTGATTTAAAGGACCTGGAGAAATAG
- a CDS encoding cytochrome b/b6 domain-containing protein, whose protein sequence is MASSNNYSKGYRLWHWLNAFAMLGILGTVILRKTFFSWRTNAALIQEKLATNEVEFEQAKSLAKAIRAPMWDWHYIFGFALIFLILIRLGQIVMKKDVHNLQNTTDAYSKMKKGIYWFFYLALMFMSITGIALYFKTELGISKDFSHDIKEIHEVSMWIFFAFTPLHLIGVIKDELTKRNNEISRMIHGGKAEVQVPEKEIA, encoded by the coding sequence ATGGCAAGCTCGAATAATTACAGCAAGGGATATCGTTTATGGCATTGGCTTAATGCTTTTGCAATGTTGGGAATACTGGGAACAGTTATCTTAAGAAAAACATTTTTTAGCTGGAGAACAAATGCAGCGTTGATTCAAGAAAAGCTGGCGACGAATGAGGTTGAATTCGAGCAAGCAAAATCCTTGGCAAAGGCGATAAGAGCTCCAATGTGGGACTGGCATTATATTTTTGGTTTTGCATTGATATTTTTGATTTTAATCCGCCTTGGACAAATTGTTATGAAAAAGGATGTTCATAATCTTCAAAATACAACAGACGCCTATAGCAAGATGAAAAAGGGAATTTATTGGTTCTTTTATTTGGCGTTGATGTTCATGTCCATTACGGGAATCGCTTTGTACTTTAAGACAGAGCTTGGGATATCCAAAGATTTCTCCCATGATATAAAAGAGATCCATGAAGTGAGCATGTGGATATTTTTCGCATTTACGCCACTGCATTTAATTGGAGTAATAAAAGACGAGCTGACGAAGAGAAATAATGAAATATCAAGAATGATACACGGCGGTAAAGCTGAAGTTCAAGTTCCTGAAAAGGAGATCGCCTAA
- a CDS encoding sulfatase-like hydrolase/transferase, with translation MSKNNSQSNSHLFGNGKNVLLIMADEFRFPIPENAGGMVNDLKNILGFQNLGATSTDADDYISDTSQQLFPGFMKLRENAAILKNHTVATTACVPSRTAMFTGQYGSKNKVTQTDGVFKGASEKGFNWLDPEGLPTLGDWFKKNNYSTHYFGKCHFAHPEKQSLKNWGFDDWETSFPEPHGTLKNNLGMYRDNGFTDLVTTFLRRKGMALDYDQEVGKIEMDDSLTDQEREEAIENIDKKPWFAVASFTNPHDITTWPVLPAKAQGVLNKEADESDFEVKFDEPLGIPDPNTRSTPPDRGTWTFDMNPGGIDKTYAKVPKTWKEDLLEKPDCQIDYSLKLGVALAAKTGKLQVAKHSHELTGIPLALAAQPRKWTAAYMEYYAYLHHILDKQIERVLNSLEESGLRDDTIVVFVPDHGEYGGSHGMMMQKWHSAYQEAIHVPVVISMPKEYDISQTTTPKQIDELTSHIDIVPTLLGLAGINEEGVEVLRKLLGGSKVPNFVGADLSDLITGEARKIKDKFNVNGKKFRDSILFTTSDMISEPIGYDKNTESGSNGANEDFDIFLEAVDYYREDLINQYDDTKPGEVDKIERLERMQKGPIVQPAEVHCVREGDWKLVRYRDFHNPDDHDKYQWEMYNLSEDPMEELNLLRYKSVNIKERIREEIGNIVGQDQLISKEAVIEKGAKEEILATVEDLATSNSQIEFKANPRAVSDFGYSETFIEDRAGELYKEMLILIEKML, from the coding sequence ATGTCAAAAAACAACTCACAATCAAATTCTCATTTATTCGGAAATGGGAAAAATGTACTATTGATTATGGCGGATGAATTTCGTTTTCCAATACCGGAAAATGCAGGAGGGATGGTTAATGATTTAAAAAATATACTGGGTTTTCAGAACTTGGGAGCTACAAGCACAGATGCTGATGATTATATATCAGATACATCTCAGCAATTATTTCCTGGTTTCATGAAGTTGAGGGAAAATGCCGCGATTTTAAAGAATCACACTGTGGCTACTACAGCATGCGTTCCTAGCCGAACGGCAATGTTTACTGGACAGTATGGATCTAAAAACAAAGTGACTCAGACGGATGGAGTATTCAAAGGCGCTAGCGAGAAGGGTTTTAATTGGTTGGACCCGGAAGGTCTGCCAACACTAGGAGACTGGTTCAAAAAGAATAATTATTCAACACACTATTTTGGAAAATGCCATTTTGCTCATCCGGAAAAGCAAAGCTTGAAGAACTGGGGTTTTGATGATTGGGAAACTTCATTTCCAGAGCCTCATGGCACTTTGAAAAATAATTTGGGAATGTATCGTGACAATGGTTTCACTGATCTTGTGACGACTTTTTTGAGAAGAAAAGGGATGGCTCTCGATTATGATCAAGAAGTGGGTAAAATCGAAATGGATGATAGCTTGACAGATCAGGAAAGGGAAGAGGCTATTGAGAATATCGACAAGAAGCCGTGGTTTGCAGTAGCTTCTTTTACAAATCCGCATGATATCACCACGTGGCCGGTTTTGCCAGCGAAAGCGCAAGGTGTCCTGAACAAGGAAGCGGATGAGAGTGATTTTGAAGTAAAGTTTGATGAGCCGCTGGGGATTCCCGATCCAAATACAAGGAGTACGCCGCCGGATAGAGGAACATGGACATTTGATATGAACCCTGGAGGAATAGACAAAACTTACGCTAAAGTACCTAAGACATGGAAGGAGGATTTGCTGGAAAAGCCTGATTGTCAAATCGACTATTCATTAAAGCTAGGCGTTGCTTTAGCAGCTAAAACTGGAAAGCTTCAAGTGGCTAAGCATTCACATGAGTTGACAGGAATACCTTTGGCATTGGCTGCTCAACCGAGAAAATGGACCGCGGCTTATATGGAGTATTATGCTTATTTGCATCATATTTTGGACAAGCAAATAGAGAGAGTTCTTAACTCCTTGGAGGAATCAGGTTTGAGAGATGATACGATTGTTGTCTTTGTTCCTGATCATGGTGAATACGGAGGTTCTCATGGCATGATGATGCAAAAATGGCATAGCGCTTATCAAGAAGCTATACATGTCCCTGTTGTAATCAGCATGCCTAAAGAATATGATATATCGCAAACCACTACTCCTAAGCAGATCGATGAGTTGACTAGCCATATAGATATCGTACCTACTTTGCTAGGCTTGGCTGGTATTAATGAGGAAGGAGTTGAGGTGCTTCGCAAGTTATTGGGAGGCTCTAAGGTCCCAAATTTTGTTGGCGCTGATTTGAGTGATTTGATAACAGGTGAGGCTAGAAAAATAAAAGACAAATTCAATGTCAATGGGAAAAAATTCAGAGACTCTATATTGTTCACGACAAGCGACATGATTTCCGAGCCTATAGGCTATGATAAAAATACCGAAAGCGGTTCGAATGGCGCAAATGAGGATTTTGATATCTTTTTGGAAGCTGTTGATTATTATCGTGAAGATTTGATAAATCAATATGATGATACTAAGCCTGGAGAAGTAGATAAAATAGAAAGGCTCGAAAGAATGCAAAAAGGACCTATTGTGCAACCAGCGGAAGTTCATTGTGTTCGCGAAGGGGATTGGAAACTTGTAAGATATCGTGATTTTCATAACCCGGATGATCATGACAAGTACCAGTGGGAAATGTATAATCTTTCAGAGGATCCAATGGAAGAGTTGAATTTGTTGAGATACAAATCTGTGAATATTAAGGAAAGAATTCGCGAAGAGATTGGTAATATCGTTGGCCAAGATCAACTGATATCAAAAGAGGCTGTAATTGAGAAAGGAGCAAAAGAAGAAATTCTGGCGACGGTTGAGGACTTGGCGACTTCTAATTCGCAGATCGAATTTAAAGCCAATCCAAGAGCTGTTTCTGATTTTGGTTATTCTGAAACTTTTATAGAAGATAGAGCTGGCGAATTATATAAGGAAATGCTGATATTGATAGAAAAGATGCTTTGA
- a CDS encoding aspartate aminotransferase family protein, translating into MNNTNEFQNLSDKDIFEQHQAQTSPYPLGLEAEKAEGVYIHTTDGKKYMDLISGISVNNLGHRHPNVVKAIKDQVDKYLFVMVYGEFVQKPQTDLTKLLISVLPKRLNSTYFVNSGTEANEAALKLAKRYTRRTEIVSFNRSYHGNTHGSLSVSGNEVKKRAFRPLLPDVRFIEFNQADDLSQITERTAGVIVEPIQGDAGVRIPSMEYMKALRKRCDEVGALLIFDEIQTGFGRTGKLFAFEHFEIEPDILTIAKGMAGGMAMGTFISSSEIMKTLSHNPILGHITTFGGHPVCCAAAHATLKTILDDQLVDDVERKGKIFEERLSAHPAIKEIRRKGFMFAIDLDSFELVNKVVTSCIEMGVITYWFLSTPYAFRIAPPLVITDEEIHHACDVILEAIDRNFDA; encoded by the coding sequence ATGAACAATACAAATGAATTTCAAAATCTGTCTGACAAAGATATTTTTGAGCAACATCAGGCCCAGACTTCACCTTATCCATTGGGTTTGGAAGCCGAAAAAGCTGAAGGAGTGTATATCCATACTACCGATGGCAAGAAATATATGGATCTGATTTCGGGCATATCTGTGAACAACCTTGGACATCGGCATCCCAATGTGGTAAAAGCCATTAAAGATCAGGTTGACAAGTATTTATTTGTGATGGTCTATGGGGAGTTTGTCCAGAAGCCTCAAACAGATCTGACCAAATTATTAATCTCCGTTTTGCCAAAGAGGTTGAATTCAACATATTTTGTCAATTCAGGCACTGAAGCCAATGAGGCTGCTTTGAAACTTGCGAAAAGATATACGAGAAGGACGGAAATCGTGAGTTTCAATCGTTCATACCACGGCAATACGCACGGTTCGTTGAGCGTTTCAGGCAATGAGGTGAAGAAAAGAGCTTTTAGGCCTTTGCTTCCCGATGTAAGGTTCATTGAATTTAATCAAGCGGATGATTTGAGCCAAATCACAGAGAGAACAGCGGGAGTAATTGTCGAACCGATACAAGGAGATGCAGGGGTTCGTATTCCAAGCATGGAATATATGAAAGCGCTTAGAAAGCGATGCGATGAGGTTGGAGCATTGCTGATATTTGACGAGATACAAACAGGCTTTGGTCGAACAGGGAAATTGTTTGCTTTTGAGCATTTTGAGATTGAGCCTGATATTTTGACCATAGCCAAAGGCATGGCAGGTGGCATGGCTATGGGGACGTTTATTTCCAGTTCAGAGATTATGAAGACTTTGTCCCATAATCCGATATTGGGCCATATAACAACATTTGGAGGACACCCTGTTTGTTGCGCGGCTGCTCACGCTACATTGAAGACGATACTTGATGACCAGCTAGTGGATGATGTTGAACGAAAAGGAAAAATTTTCGAAGAGCGTCTTTCCGCTCATCCAGCGATCAAAGAAATCAGAAGAAAGGGATTCATGTTCGCTATAGATTTGGATAGTTTTGAATTAGTGAACAAGGTTGTAACTTCCTGCATAGAGATGGGAGTGATTACATATTGGTTTTTGTCAACACCGTATGCATTCCGAATTGCACCTCCATTGGTGATAACAGATGAAGAAATTCACCATGCTTGCGACGTGATTTTAGAAGCTATTGACAGAAATTTCGATGCTTGA